Part of the Periophthalmus magnuspinnatus isolate fPerMag1 chromosome 23, fPerMag1.2.pri, whole genome shotgun sequence genome, TAGCCTCAGTGACTCAGCAAAAGACACAATCTTAACATGTGCATGGATCTTAGTTTTAAGGTCTAGCTGTTTGTCAGAAAATATGTgaatttaggttttttttttgcctggttGGGTGGAAGGATTAGTTGTCCCATGTAGCTGCTGACTGAAGTAAATGAAGTGTTTCCTTAATTATGTACTATGTTGTCACATGTACAGCTCTTCCCCTTAAGGTGTAACTGTTCTATCCAGAAACTTCGTTTGAACTTTGCCTTAATGCTTGGAGAACTAACGATTGTCACTGCTTTTTCTATAAGCCATACTGGCTGGTCAGCAGAGTCATAATTGTAGATTCATTAGTTCTATAAAGTTTAACacactttattttctttctatCTTAAGCTACATTAGTCTGTCCTGTAGGTTAGGTCTGCCCACTGCTGCTCAGTGCTCAGCCAATAGATGAAACCTGGCCAGCGTCAAAGGCACATTGGACTTGAGTTTGCTCTCTCTCAGTTGGCAGCTTGTTGTCTGATGCACTGCTGGTGTCATTCCTACAACGCCCGGCTTTGTTGAGGAGAAACTAGACTAAAGGGGATCTGGAAGAAAGGAAAGCAGAAAGTGAGAGAAGTCTCAGTGAAGATATACCTCTATGCATATAAGTTATGTTACACATATACTTGGAATAATAACCCATACTTTCatgtgaaagttttttttttggttcagtACTACattctttcattttttaaaaaatgtaatattttttatggaAAAGCCATCATCATTTCACATTACTCACTACCTGGATTTTTGGAGTTGGACACTGGATGGAGTTCTCATTGTTAAACTGCCACAATCAAATAGCCTGACCTGCCATACAATTTTCTCGTTGTATTCTATCAGAAAAAAAGTCTGCCTGCCCTGTTCTGTTTGCTTTGAATGTAACGCTAACTGGCAGGGAGTGAACCCATTTGCAAATGACTTGTACACACATCTACTTTATATTTTCCCATCAGGCAGCCAGTTGAGGTGGTTTTAAAGACATGCCAAGGTCTGTCAAAAGTACATCATTAGCCAATTTCATCAAACGGGTAACAATTAAACCTGTATCTGTACAATATCAGACAAACTTTCTCTATAGAATGCAACGAAAGAGCTGTGAGGCGTTTCAGGCTCACAAACCAATGAAGTCAAACAGGGTTCTCTAGCTGTCTCTAAGTTCACTACTCCTGTTATTTGTCCCTCTAAACTAACGGTTACATTGggttgatttttatattttgactgAGTTGACTTGTATGCAATGTCATAATAAGAATGTGACAATGTTTAGAATAGCTGAATGTACTGTATAATAAACACTACGCTAGCAGTTAGTCCACATATTCTACTTTTCttgttattttcttaaagtGTTTAGTGCACAGCAAGCAAAAACTCATCGGACGGGCATTGTCcgtatatagtgtatgtatgtgttacACTGGTTGCTTTGCTAAGTGTGTGCACACTTATTATACTGGTCTATTGGCCAGAGCTCAGTAGTGAACATCACTGCGACTGGTCCAACTACTAGTCTTTTCAATGAACATGTTGTGCATAACTTATCTTTTAGAAAGTTGGGGCACTTTTTATGTTACAAAATTTAGTgttttatatttgctaaatccTCAGCCTACCTGTTAAAGAGCATCATTATCAAGAAGACGGGTTACTCTATATTTGTAATTTAGACAAAGTATACTATATAAGCCCTGTATATTATACTAAAGAACCAATCTGAACTGATGCTATCTGTTGATGTCATAAGAGATCTGTGTTCAATGATTTTTCAACCAAAACAGTGTGTTCTCTTCACTAATGTCCTGACACAGTAACACCTGATTATCATTCTACTGCTGAGCAAACCAAATCTCATTGTGATCTTAAgaatcagatgtttttttgcCAAAGCTCTTGCCTTTCCAACTCCTACCTGTTGCATGTTTAGCCATAATCacaagttttgttttgatttctcCTCTTAGTCCTGTCGTCCATCTTTCAAGTCTAGACTTGTAAATACATGTAGTCTCATGGTACAAATTAAGGGAGTGGAGTGTTTTTGAAATTCATaatggaaaaatatatttattttagtttagccTTTCTCCCTTAGCCTTTTTCAATATTTGGTTTGGTTGTAAGTTAATTTGCATGTTgattgtttgttgtgttttgattttagcAGGTTGTCTATTTTTTCTCCTTGATTCTGTGTACTTCTTTTCAATGCCTTCTGAAGTAAAAGCAGATCAGACCAGTTTCACTCTGAAGTGTCTCCAGCCGGTTAAAGCAGTAATGTTTTGATACACTGTACTGTTAACAGTCAGAGATATGCttttttctaacattttaacatttatgaTTACCAATACTTTGTACATCtttattgcaataaataaataatcagtaAACTGTATTGTCTTTTTGGTCTTCTGAATCGCACTGTGGAGATGAGAAGGTTCTGTTGTAGCTATGTTCATGTGTGTCATGTTATGTCTCTTCATTAACATGCTTTGTCCCATCCAGAAGTAGCTGAAGGAGTAAAATAGTCATTCAATTTATACACAAGATTGTGGTtgaaagaacaacaaaaattgCAATCCTAAcccattaataaaaatatatatattttatacataaattatGAACATGGTTATTATAAAGTATAGTGGAGATACAAACAGTTGGAACCAGTAGATTGCAtgcaatatataaaacataactATTTTTATCTCACCAATATTTCAAATACAGTTTGGCTGTGCACTAGGGACCATTGAATGactcatagtaaaagaaaaattcaaatctgtcaactggagaaaaagctgtaggagtgaagatgttttgctgctcatccaagcctcttcttcagttctggtcagatcactgatGGACACTGGTGGACACCGGTGgacactggtggacactgatggacactggtggacactgatgGACACTGGTGGACACTGGTGGACACGGCCGCATATctctctgaagggaggggctagtGCCACTGAAGTTAACACAGCTATTGTTTAGTTtctacagtttctgtttgtaggctcgGTCTAATGAGTTTCACTAAgtatgaactgtgcctgagtcatacatacataatgtacagtaaaaaaaaaaaaaaaaaaaaaagtgcttttatctgtatgtaaacttctggttctAGTTACACTTATCCAGTCTTTCAAATTCAATtataatcatagactgtttatataaatttttctttatacagtctataattaTAATGCACATTAATTGGACTTTTTAAGGACCATAACTGGAACTAATATAACAATTAGAATAACACAGATTGATAAAAGTGTTAAAGATAAAAATTTGCaaatctttttttgttgttcctCAGCTTCTTTCTTTCTGAGTAAAGAATCAAATCCAGGTGTGTAGAGCTCTTCAAGCCAGAAGTCTAGATCTTTGGGGGTCTTCTCACCTTCCTGAAAAAAGGGGGAGCATCTTAGTAGTGGAATTTTACAAAGTGGTTTCAAGGACATAGCCTACATGCCCCCTACTGGTGATTTGAGGTAAAGCGGTTGATGTTAGATTTATACAAATGaattcaaatgttcatattgacacatatgaacaaacacaaataaatatgatggattacacagaaaCTTGAATGAAAAAACAAGCACAACAACTGAATAACACTTTGATGAGTAAACCACTTAATGACTTAAACATATTAGATATTGATATACAATATAAAAgttacagtggtggaaggtaacaaagtacacgTAGTAAAGTACGGTAAAGTAGAATTATTACGCAtctatacttaagtaaattttacagtggatattttttacttttacttcactacatctgagagcaggtatctgtactttctactccactacatttttgaactggactgaaaagtaaaaagtacttttcatgtgatttgaggggttatttttaccatgtttgtggtaacatcttgactaaagtttttgagttcaaatttcagctttgagaaaacaaaaatgaatactcaaaaatcgaaaaaaaaaaaaaaaaaattaagaaattaatttgtattgcaactgttgaccaaaactatgtatattttgtatgtataatgtataattttttaatcaatatcactgaaTTTAACACTAACAAATTACCAACTACTActcacaaatacttttactttttactcttaaagtacatttttaaatgggtatttAAATACCCgtataaaaagttgatttttttttatgtgatacttttactttttttttacttgaataactttttacctctgtacctgtacttttacaaaagtaacaaaattgagtacttcatccaccactgacaaGTTAAAACTTACTTGATTTAGTGCAAGACAATAACAACTACCTTCAGATAGTCGGCAAGGTTTCCATGCAAAGTTTGCGTGTCGTATTCCTGCACAGTCCAAGAGGGTTTGTTCTTCTCATTATCCACCTGCTCCATCTCAGTGAAGTCCATGTACAAAGGGTTGGTCTTGATGGTGGTCTTCAGAGTGACAGGGGTGATGTGTTTCTCCAAATATCTGTCCATAAACACCACAGGACTGTTCTCTGGAGAAGGAACCCGGGACTGGCCTTCTCCTCTCACACGCTGTCCCTCCATCTGTAGTGGATTAGACAATTAAAGCATATAATACCTAACTGGTGATATCAAgcctttgttttaatgtttcatgAAGAGGCCAGTGAGCTTTTTCAGAGCATGTTACAAACTATAccatacacaaatataaaaaagaaacatattatTCCTGTGATTTTTCACCATTTAGAAACACAAATGGTAGtgaataaatgatgtctaaCTATAAATCACTTACTTAAGAATGTAAGTGGAAAAGTTATGCTATgctcctatcgagccttgttggcttgtgggactcctgaggcagctgacaggtactggcgggccaagcgtgctgcagCTAATGTGGTCGCAGAGGGAAAAAATTGGGGGTAGGGAGGAggtcatggaggaggactatcagccTCAAAGAAATTTTGGCAAAGGAAAACTTTGAGGACCTCCTCAATCCAGCCGTCATGTCTTCACCCTGGTTGAAGTCTCTGAGATGAAAGGCAAGCTTCCTGCTGGAAAGACTCCAGTGGTGGATGAGATACGTCCTGAGGATCTTAAGTCTCCGGATGTTGTGGGGCTTTCTTGGCTGGCACACTTCTGTAATATCATGCagcggtcagggacagtacctctgaatgggcagaccagggtggtccgtctgtataagaaggggagccagagggtgtgttccaactacaggggaatcacactcagCCTCCcaggtaaggtctattccagggtactggagaggagaatctgaccgatagttgaacctcagattcaggaggaccAGTGTGGTTTTTGTTCCGATCGCAAaccactggaccagctctatactctccattgggtgctTGAGGGATTGGGAGTTTTccaaaccagtccacatgtgctttgtggatctggagaaggtatTTGACTGCGttcctcatggtgtcctttgggggtgctccAGGGCTATGAGGtccagggccctttgctaagagCAGACCTGTATGATAGGAGccggcactggggcagtttgcagtcaagtgtgaagcggctggaatgagaatcagctcctccaatcTGAGGCCATGTTTCTCCATTGGAAAataggtggcttgccctctccagttggatggagagtccttgcctcaagtggaggtaTCTCAGGGTTGGattgtgagattgacaggtgaatcGGTGCAGCaactgcagtgatgcagtcgctgtatcgaaCTGTTGTGGCAAAAAAGAAGCTGAGTCgaaagacaaagctctcgatttaccgatCAATCTAccttcctactctcacctatggtcatgacctTTGGGTactgactgaaaggacaagatcctTTCGGATACAATcggtcgaaatgagtttcctccacagggtggctgggtgatCTGtcttagagatagagtgaggagctcagtcacacgggagaagcttggagtagagccgctgctcctccacatcaagaggagccagctgaggtggctcaagAC contains:
- the LOC117392026 gene encoding major intrinsically disordered NOTCH2-binding receptor 1-like; translation: MDISALPNNNDPERFLQLDVGMLPATHGMFQLQAVMSSQRHWHNRVYNQMEGQRVRGEGQSRVPSPENSPVVFMDRYLEKHITPVTLKTTIKTNPLYMDFTEMEQVDNEKNKPSWTVQEYDTQTLHGNLADYLKEGEKTPKDLDFWLEELYTPGFDSLLRKKEAEEQQKKICKFLSLTLLSICVILIVILVPVMVLKKSN